The Streptomyces sp. NBC_00576 genome contains the following window.
CGGGGGCAGGACTGCCCGGTACTCGTCCCACCAGCCTTGTGTGCGGTCGACGGCCATGGTCGACAACGCCTCGATCAATGGCTCGTCCGCGCAGCCGTAGTGGGCGGCCAGGCGGCGGATGCGGTCCTTGCTGACGCCCGCGATGCCTGCCTCAACCTGACTCATCTGGGTCGAGGTCGAGTTGAGGAACGCTGCCACCTCGCGGGCTTTCAGTCCCGCGGCCTCGCGCAGCTTGCGCAGTTCTGTCCCCAGGCGCACTTGTCGCGCGGTGGGATGGCTCCTCGGCGGCACACGTTCTCCTGTTCTCAACACTCGTCAAATCGCGCCCCGTTCGAGTGGCAGGGTACGCCAGCGGGTTGCTGTGGAACAAATTCATGCCATACCGTCGGTGACGCGACGCATACGCTGCGGAATCACCGGAACCCCGGAAGCGCACCGCCCCGTCCTGCCATGACGGCTGCGGCACAGCCACCGCCCGCCCCCCCCAGCGGCCGATCAACTCCCCTCCCCACCAACGGAGTCAAACCCATGCCCGAAACCGAAGGAAACGCCCCCGCCGCGAACGAACCCTGGGAGTACGTCCTCCACATCCCCCACGACCTCCGCGCCGTCACCGTCTGCCGCCGTACCGTCCGCCTCATCCTCACGATGCACGGACTGATCCGCCTCACCGACGTCGCCGAACTCCTCGCGACGGAGCTGGTCAGCAACGCCGTACGCCACACCAAGGGCCCCGTCGCCCTGCGCCTGCGGATGCGGGACGGCTTCCTGCGGGTCGGGGCGTGGGACGCCGACCCCGAACCGCCCCAACCGCCGCCCTCGCCAGATGTGTTGACGCAGCTCACGCACCTGGAGGAGGGGCGCGGCCTGGCGCTGGTCAGTTCGTGCGCCGATCTGTGGGGCTGGCAGCCGCTGAGCGGGAGCGGCGTCAGGGGCAAGTACGTGTGGGGTGACCTCGTCGCGGCCTAGCTCGTTGATCGCACCGAACAGACGATGGAAAGGAGAGCGGATGGTCGGCTCGTCGCATGAGGGCCTGCATCGGATCTGCCAGAAGGACCCGGCGGGTTTCACGCGCACCCTTCAGCGTGTGCTGCACATTCCCATCCCTGAGCCGCGTGAATTCGCGGTGCTGAACGCGGATCTGACGGAGATCGAGCCGATCGAGCGCCGCGTGGACACGTTGCTGAGAGCGGAGACGGACGAGGGCACGTACCTCTTGGTCGTCGAGTCGCAGGGCAAGCGGGACGAGGAGAAACGGGGCAGCTGGGCCTATTACCTCAGCTACTTGTACGCGAAGTACCGCTGGGAGCCGGTGCTGATCGTCCTGACCCAGAGCAGGTCCACGGCTCGGTGGGCGGCGAGGCCGATCCGTCTGGGCCTGCCCGGCTGGCACTCGCTCACCGTACGGCCGCTCGTGCTGAGCCCGGAGAACGTGCCGCTCATCGCCGACGAGGCCGAGGCCAAACGGGATGTGTTCCTCGCCGCGTTCTCCGCGATGACGCATGGTAAGGGCCCGGGTGCCGCTGCCATACTGAAACCGCTGGCGGCGGCCCTGGAGACCACCGACACCGAAGGCGCGGGGATGCTCGCGCAGTTCGTCGAGTCATGCCTGGGAGATGCCCAGGCCAAGCAGATCTGGAAGGAACTGATGATGCCGGTCAACTACTTCTTCCGGCACGAGGTCGCCGAGAAGGTCCGGGAAGAGGGCCGAGAGGAGGGCCGAGAAGAGGGCATCGAGAAGGAACGCGCATCGATGGTCCTCCGGATCCTCGACTGGCGCGGCATCACGGTTCCGGACTCCGTGCGTGACCGAGTGGAGGCCTGTTCCGACCTGGGGCAGCTCGACATCTGGGCCCA
Protein-coding sequences here:
- a CDS encoding ATP-binding protein translates to MPETEGNAPAANEPWEYVLHIPHDLRAVTVCRRTVRLILTMHGLIRLTDVAELLATELVSNAVRHTKGPVALRLRMRDGFLRVGAWDADPEPPQPPPSPDVLTQLTHLEEGRGLALVSSCADLWGWQPLSGSGVRGKYVWGDLVAA